From the Rhinatrema bivittatum chromosome 3, aRhiBiv1.1, whole genome shotgun sequence genome, one window contains:
- the SMIM26 gene encoding small integral membrane protein 26 yields MVSARNIAKWNTRVSLLYAVGIWTMLGTFGYFQIKRKRENPEAGEAAGHDEELKDDLTLQSKTEEKRRTGFYITETVTYKKDFVPYSTRIYNFITSHLNSTSDAASDISTSEK; encoded by the exons ATGGTGAGCGCTCGGAATATTGCTAAATGGAACACCCGAGTATCACTGCTTTATGCTGTCGGTATCTGGACTATGCTGGGTACTTTCGGCTATTTCCAAATCAAGAGGAAACGGGAGAACCCCGAGGCGGGGGAGGCCGCGG GTCATGATGAAGAGCTCAAAGATGACTTAACACTTCAAtcaaagacagaagaaaaaaggcGAACAGGCTTTTATATTACAGAAACTGTAACTTACAAAAAAGACTTTGTGCCTTATTCAACCAGAATATACAACTTCATAACATCACATCTGAATAGCACTTCTgatgcagcgtctgacatcagcaCTTCAGAGAAGTGA